One Deinococcus sp. Leaf326 DNA window includes the following coding sequences:
- a CDS encoding XkdW family protein, translating to MLRYLYPQADPLRDYVLGDEGLGDGPQIVAWTLDTPQPTPEELEAALPAAQARAADQAEMDEVGAELAERYSLHARALALRKAQTAQEIEEEAASLLAYQQEIRDRATTSPS from the coding sequence GTGCTCCGGTACCTATACCCACAGGCCGACCCGCTGCGCGACTACGTGCTGGGCGACGAAGGCCTGGGCGATGGTCCACAGATCGTTGCCTGGACCCTGGACACCCCCCAGCCCACACCGGAGGAGCTGGAGGCCGCCCTACCTGCTGCCCAGGCCCGGGCGGCGGACCAGGCAGAGATGGACGAGGTCGGGGCGGAGCTGGCCGAACGGTACAGCTTGCACGCCCGCGCGCTGGCCCTGCGGAAGGCCCAGACCGCCCAGGAAATCGAAGAGGAGGCCGCCAGCCTGCTCGCCTACCAACAGGAGATCCGAGACCGTGCCACGACCAGTCCTTCCTAG
- a CDS encoding HK97 gp10 family phage protein, with amino-acid sequence MNPKVKRGSKGVYAKRGKALSRELPRLAAAAAQDGLSQAQRGLSANVYATAPGLRYQRTGQLLRQLYAAGTAGSGSLTVELGDRAAYASHIEYGTGPYELSPAQLEAYLKVLPPGGLLQFGRSGRAYLLPGPYIGPGLRFAQFKTHERVQAFMQKLWT; translated from the coding sequence GTGAACCCTAAGGTCAAGCGGGGAAGCAAGGGGGTGTATGCGAAGCGGGGCAAGGCGCTCTCCCGCGAGCTCCCCAGACTCGCGGCGGCGGCGGCGCAGGACGGGCTGAGTCAGGCGCAGCGGGGCCTGTCCGCCAACGTATACGCGACCGCTCCCGGCCTGCGGTATCAACGCACCGGCCAACTGCTCAGGCAGCTTTACGCCGCGGGCACGGCCGGCTCAGGGTCGCTCACCGTCGAGCTGGGCGACCGGGCCGCCTACGCCTCACACATCGAGTATGGGACCGGTCCCTATGAGCTGTCGCCCGCGCAACTGGAGGCTTACCTCAAGGTGTTGCCGCCGGGCGGCCTGCTGCAATTTGGGCGCTCTGGCCGGGCCTACCTACTGCCCGGCCCCTACATCGGCCCAGGCCTGCGCTTCGCCCAGTTCAAGACGCATGAGCGAGTGCAGGCGTTCATGCAGAAGCTCTGGACTTAA